Proteins encoded by one window of Lathyrus oleraceus cultivar Zhongwan6 chromosome 1, CAAS_Psat_ZW6_1.0, whole genome shotgun sequence:
- the LOC127115592 gene encoding arabinogalactan protein 21 translates to MEASKINQFFVAMVVVMMMAASTVSAVEAPAPSPTSDATTLFVPTIIASFVALVFGFVF, encoded by the coding sequence ATGGAGGCATCAAAGATAAATCAATTCTTTGTTGCTATGGTGGTGGTCATGATGATGGCAGCATCAACTGTTTCAGCTGTAGAAGCACCAGCTCCAAGTCCTACATCTGATGCTACAACCCTCTTTGTGCCAACAATAATTGCTTCATTTGTTGCTCTTGTTTTTGGATTTGTTTTCTAA